The Ehrlichia chaffeensis str. Arkansas DNA segment GCTTATTGTATGAAAATACAGATTCTAATTTTGTAAATTTTGGTGGATTAGGCACACACTTTCCACATATTGATACTTTATTTGGTAGACTACACCCACATGCAATGCAATAGTTGTCACATAAAAAATTTATATTACTTTTACATGTACTGCATAAGTCGTGGTTAGAAGAAATTACACATTCACAATTTGCGCATGTCTTAGGAAAAATTATGTTAAAAATTTTCCCTAGCACTTAGCTACTGAGATATATTAAAAAACTGCTTTATGAACTCTTCGTATATGTTAGCCAGTTTGTTTATGTCATCTACAGATGTATTTTCGTTTATTTTATGTGCGGTATCATTTTTTAATCCTAGCTCAATCACAGGACAAAAATCTTTTATAAACCTTGCATCTGATGTGCCACCAGATGTACTTATTACTGCAGTTTCCCCAGTTGTCTTTTTTATGGCTGCAGATAGCATATCAGAATATTTGTCAGGGTAATTAATGAATGGATCTCCAGATAATGATGTAAATATTTGGTATTTTTGTGTTGTTTCAGCACAAATATTGTTGATTATATTAAATAATGATTCAGAGGTGTGTATATTATTATATCTAATGTTAAGATGAGCGGTAACTGTGCCTGGAATAACGTTATTTGCTGTATTTCCCACATCAACAGATGTAATTTCGCAATTTGAAGGTTGAAAATATTCATTCCCTTCATCGAGAACTGTATTGTTTATTTTATGTAAAATGTTGATCATATCATTTATTGGATTTTGTGCAAGGTGTGGATAGGCAACATGCCCTTGTACACCATTACACACTATCTTGAAATTGATTGACCCTCTACGACCTATTTTTATAGTATCTCCTACAGAGGATTTACTTGTTGGTTCTCCAACTAAACAGTAATCAATTTTTTTATTATTATCGGTTAGCCATTTCAATATTGCAGGTGTCCCATATTTAAAATGGTTACCTTCTTCATCTCCAGAAATCATTAGACTAATAGCACCATTTACTTGATTGAAATCTATTCTTGATACTGCTGCTATGAAGGCGCATATGGCAGATTTCATATCAACAGCTCCACGCCCATATAGAATGTTATCTTCTATGTGCCCAGAAAAAGGGTCAAATTTCCATTTTTCTAAGTCTCCTGTTGGGACTACATCTGTATGTCCTGCAAAACATAGATTAGGATGACCATTTCCTAATTGTGCATATAAATTACATACTTGCACTTCATCATTTCCAAAAGTTAAAACATTACATGTGAATCCATATTGTGATAGAGTGTTTGATAGAAAGTCTATGGCACCGTTATCTGTTGGAGTAATGCTAGGGAAGGATATTAATTCTTGGGATAATATTACTGGGTCAATAGCCATAGATAAACCTATATAGAATATATATTTATTGTATTCTTGTTGTAATACACTGTCAATATTACTACTTCGTAGTTTAGGTCGTTGTAAATGTTGCTATGATTTTGTATGTAGTTATAAACTACTCTTTAATAATATGCTGATTATTGGTTTGTTTATATATAGATAACTCAATTTTTATGTAGTGAAATATAATTATATTTTACTCTTTAAATTATATTAGTTGTTGAATTATTATGTAACATTTGTTGGTTTGTGTGGCAGAGGTTGTGGTGGACATTGTGTTATATGGAATGGCTTATAGTTTTATATGCTCTAACTTTTACATTAGAATTAACTGTTAAGTTATTATATGTAAGTGGTTAGTTATGCTTTATTCAAAACATATATTACAAGCTTTTTTGAGAGTTGTGTAGGGTATCGTTATTCTCATTCTAAATCAGATTATTCATCTTCTTTATTTTTTACAGCATCATAATTTACCATTCTAAATCTGTCTTTCAATAAAGAAATAGCATGGTTACTAAACCCGTTGTTACTCAATGCTACAGCACCTAATTGTAATCCTACTTCATATGTTTCAGGGATTAAATAGTGAGCTCCAAGCTCTTTGTATATTTCAACATTGCTTAAGTCAGGCAACCTTACGATGATTATTATATGTGGAAAGTTCTTTGCAACAAGGGAAATAATCTTTTTTATAGTAACTTCGTTGTTGATTGCTATGATGATCATTCTAGCTCGTGATATTGCCATAGACTGTAAAGTATTTAGTTTTGTCAAATCCCCGAGGTATACAGGGAATCCTTCGTCTATTCCATCTTTAACAATTTTTGGTTGAATGTCAGATGCAATATAGTTTACGTGTTCTGCAACTAGTACTTTTGCAACCATGCGTCCTACTCTGCCGAAACCTACTACTATAACGTGTTGGTCTAAGTCTTTTGTATCTAAGATAAGCTCTTGAGAATTTAAAGATATTTTCTTTTTAGTAATTAATTTTGATATCCAATCCCCTAATGTTGCCAGTAATGGGGTGAAAGCCATAGTAACTGTTGTTATCATCATGAGAGTTTGCGCTAGGTCGCTGGATAGTACGTTTTTTTCTGCTGCAAGACCAAATAAGATAAAAGCAAATTCTCCACCTTGAGATAATAATAACCCAGC contains these protein-coding regions:
- the dapE gene encoding succinyl-diaminopimelate desuccinylase, whose amino-acid sequence is MAIDPVILSQELISFPSITPTDNGAIDFLSNTLSQYGFTCNVLTFGNDEVQVCNLYAQLGNGHPNLCFAGHTDVVPTGDLEKWKFDPFSGHIEDNILYGRGAVDMKSAICAFIAAVSRIDFNQVNGAISLMISGDEEGNHFKYGTPAILKWLTDNNKKIDYCLVGEPTSKSSVGDTIKIGRRGSINFKIVCNGVQGHVAYPHLAQNPINDMINILHKINNTVLDEGNEYFQPSNCEITSVDVGNTANNVIPGTVTAHLNIRYNNIHTSESLFNIINNICAETTQKYQIFTSLSGDPFINYPDKYSDMLSAAIKKTTGETAVISTSGGTSDARFIKDFCPVIELGLKNDTAHKINENTSVDDINKLANIYEEFIKQFFNISQ